Proteins encoded together in one Corallococcus soli window:
- a CDS encoding universal stress protein yields the protein MTLTRRPPPSLLRTVLVATDFSPAAARAVERTARLPLAPGAAVVLLHSLPGRAPREFVEQARERAGRILAVVAHELHASLHAAGSSASVEARLVFGKPAPTLVSQAQSMGADLVVLGRHGRRPLRDLFLGSTAEHVIRYGLSPVLVVHGLVEDRYRRPLVAVDAEETSLHAAGFVTALLEPRTSLRLIHAYESPLEYMFLSGLTLDERARYRARFKETALRKLRPLHRHLDAMGLRYRQVLKHGSPYSTILKEASRCRADLLALGTQARSGLSRVLLGSVAADVVREAGCDILVVRPPVTENGGPP from the coding sequence ATGACCCTCACGCGAAGGCCGCCCCCGTCGCTCCTCCGGACGGTGCTCGTTGCCACCGACTTTTCGCCTGCCGCGGCGCGCGCCGTGGAGCGGACCGCCCGCCTGCCGCTCGCCCCGGGGGCCGCCGTCGTCCTGCTGCACTCGCTTCCGGGACGGGCGCCCAGGGAGTTCGTGGAGCAGGCCCGGGAGCGGGCCGGCAGGATACTGGCGGTCGTCGCGCACGAACTCCACGCCTCGCTTCACGCCGCCGGCTCCAGCGCCTCCGTCGAGGCGCGGCTCGTGTTCGGGAAGCCGGCCCCCACGCTCGTGAGCCAGGCCCAGTCCATGGGCGCGGACCTGGTCGTGCTGGGCCGGCATGGCCGCCGACCCCTCCGGGACCTGTTCCTGGGCTCCACCGCCGAGCACGTCATCCGCTACGGCCTGTCTCCGGTGCTCGTGGTCCACGGGCTCGTGGAGGACAGGTACCGCCGTCCCCTGGTGGCCGTGGATGCCGAGGAGACGTCGTTGCACGCCGCGGGTTTCGTGACCGCCCTGCTGGAGCCGCGCACCTCGCTGCGGCTCATTCACGCGTACGAGTCGCCGCTGGAATACATGTTCCTCTCCGGACTGACGCTCGATGAGCGCGCGCGGTATCGGGCACGGTTCAAGGAGACCGCGCTGCGCAAGCTGCGTCCGCTTCACCGGCACCTGGACGCCATGGGCCTGCGCTACCGTCAGGTCCTCAAGCACGGCAGCCCGTACTCCACCATCCTGAAGGAAGCGAGCCGGTGCCGGGCGGACCTGCTCGCGCTCGGCACCCAGGCCCGCTCCGGCTTGTCGCGTGTCCTGCTGGGGAGCGTGGCGGCGGACGTGGTTCGCGAAGCCGGCTGCGACATCCTCGTGGTCCGGCCCCCCGTCACGGAAAATGGCGGACCGCCATGA
- a CDS encoding glutathione S-transferase family protein: MKVYGNPMSTCSRKVMMVLAEKNREVEFINIDLTKGEQKTPAHLARQPFGVVPALETDDGFMMYESRAIIRYLDRTLPGTSLTPTDAKAYALMEQFMGVEQSYFSGPAMKIVMERFRGTNDEANVAKGREGMKKPLEVIDAVLAKQPFLAGNDFTLAEVTWAPYMDYLLAMGEQPALAEHKNVMAWWDRVSSRPSFKKATGR; the protein is encoded by the coding sequence ATGAAGGTCTACGGCAACCCGATGAGCACGTGTAGCCGCAAGGTCATGATGGTCCTGGCGGAGAAGAACCGGGAGGTCGAGTTCATCAACATCGACCTCACGAAGGGCGAGCAGAAGACGCCCGCGCACCTCGCGCGTCAGCCCTTCGGCGTGGTGCCCGCGCTGGAGACGGACGACGGCTTCATGATGTACGAGTCGCGCGCCATCATCCGCTACCTGGACCGCACCCTGCCGGGCACGTCGCTGACCCCGACGGACGCCAAGGCCTACGCGCTCATGGAGCAGTTCATGGGCGTGGAGCAGTCCTACTTCTCCGGCCCCGCGATGAAGATCGTCATGGAGCGCTTCCGGGGCACCAACGACGAGGCCAACGTCGCCAAGGGCCGCGAGGGCATGAAGAAGCCGCTGGAGGTCATCGACGCGGTGCTGGCGAAGCAGCCCTTCCTCGCGGGCAACGACTTCACGCTCGCGGAGGTCACCTGGGCCCCGTACATGGACTACCTCCTCGCCATGGGTGAGCAGCCCGCCCTCGCCGAGCACAAGAACGTGATGGCCTGGTGGGACCGCGTGTCCAGCCGGCCCTCGTTCAAGAAGGCCACCGGCCGCTAG
- the galU gene encoding UTP--glucose-1-phosphate uridylyltransferase GalU, translating to MSSPDTKAAKLIRKCVIPAAGLGTRFLPATKAVPKEMLPIVDTPTLQYIVEEAVAAGIEDVVVINGRGKSAIEDHFDIGFELETTMRARGKTAEADKLRAIANLVRIVSVRQKEPLGLGHAVLCAKSVIGNEPFGVLLGDDMIDSEDPGIGQLARVYQQHQKAVIALMEVPDSETHMYGIAAGKDLGNGVIQIDHIVEKPKKGTAPSNLAVIGRYVLPPSIFPILETQTTGVGGEIQLTDGLATLQRTEGLLGYKFQGQRYDAGDKVGYLKANIAYALKRPDLRGGLLEYMREVVKTEKP from the coding sequence ATGTCCTCTCCCGACACGAAGGCCGCGAAGCTCATCCGCAAGTGCGTCATCCCCGCCGCTGGCCTGGGCACCCGTTTCCTTCCGGCCACCAAGGCCGTGCCCAAGGAGATGCTGCCCATCGTCGACACGCCCACCCTCCAGTACATCGTGGAGGAGGCCGTCGCCGCCGGCATCGAGGACGTCGTCGTCATCAACGGCCGGGGCAAGTCCGCCATCGAAGACCACTTCGACATCGGCTTCGAGCTGGAGACCACGATGCGCGCGCGCGGCAAGACGGCGGAGGCCGACAAGCTGCGCGCCATCGCGAACCTCGTGCGCATCGTCAGCGTCCGTCAGAAGGAGCCGCTGGGCCTGGGCCACGCGGTGCTGTGCGCCAAGAGCGTCATCGGCAACGAGCCCTTCGGCGTCCTGCTGGGCGACGACATGATCGACTCCGAGGATCCCGGCATCGGGCAGCTCGCGCGCGTCTACCAGCAGCACCAGAAGGCCGTCATCGCGCTCATGGAGGTGCCCGACAGCGAGACGCACATGTACGGCATCGCCGCGGGCAAGGACCTGGGCAACGGCGTCATTCAAATCGACCACATCGTGGAGAAGCCCAAGAAGGGCACCGCGCCGTCGAACCTGGCCGTGATTGGCCGCTACGTGCTGCCGCCGTCCATCTTCCCCATCCTGGAGACGCAGACCACCGGCGTGGGCGGGGAGATCCAGCTCACCGACGGCCTGGCCACCCTCCAGAGGACCGAAGGTCTGCTGGGCTACAAGTTCCAGGGCCAGCGCTACGACGCCGGTGACAAGGTGGGTTACCTGAAGGCGAACATCGCCTATGCGCTCAAGCGCCCCGACCTGCGCGGAGGACTCCTGGAGTACATGCGCGAGGTCGTCAAGACGGAGAAGCCGTGA
- a CDS encoding pyridoxamine 5'-phosphate oxidase family protein — translation MKPSSSDVAFSPAVKQVQGERGSRAAYARMERAGGFETEVTESLRAFLAQVDTGFLATASAEGQPYVQHRGGLRGFIQALDDHTLGFVDFVGNRQFVSTGNLSENDRVCLFLIDYAHQRRVKVWGTARAVPATDALLSRFTPTEPRTRPEQIILITVSAWDVNCPKHIPQKLDASEVAQALQRLEKRIAELEAENRDLKAAL, via the coding sequence ATGAAACCCAGCTCAAGTGATGTGGCCTTCTCTCCGGCGGTGAAGCAGGTGCAGGGCGAGCGCGGCTCCAGGGCGGCGTATGCCCGGATGGAGCGCGCCGGGGGCTTCGAAACCGAGGTGACGGAGAGCCTGCGCGCGTTCCTGGCGCAGGTGGACACGGGATTCCTGGCGACCGCGAGCGCGGAGGGACAGCCCTACGTCCAGCATCGAGGGGGCCTCCGAGGCTTCATCCAGGCGCTCGATGATCACACGCTCGGGTTTGTCGATTTCGTGGGCAACCGCCAGTTCGTCTCGACGGGCAACCTGTCGGAGAACGATCGGGTCTGCCTGTTCCTCATCGACTATGCGCACCAGCGCCGCGTCAAGGTTTGGGGCACGGCGCGCGCCGTCCCCGCGACGGACGCACTGTTGTCTCGGTTCACCCCCACGGAGCCCCGGACGCGCCCCGAGCAGATCATCCTCATCACGGTGAGCGCCTGGGACGTGAACTGTCCGAAGCACATTCCCCAGAAGCTTGATGCGTCCGAGGTGGCCCAGGCGCTTCAGCGGCTGGAGAAGCGCATCGCGGAGCTGGAAGCAGAGAACCGCGACCTCAAGGCGGCGCTCTAA
- the priA gene encoding replication restart helicase PriA — MEQEHFALGGVPGTDGEGSSRGSIPLRTRRTDVGRELSSRERAATVRPVVSATPALLASVAVGRPVRGEFTYLVPDALAGSLAPGQRVLVPFGRGMALGFYLGPANAPVEGGVRLKPIQRVLEDSPSLPKDLIALLRFAAEHYRHPLGEVIRGALPPGLSTAVDEKAAKADVQHFAEALVTEVPPQLNRAPAQAAALQYLLAVGGRAQLEEVAHAIPGARETLKKLAARGMVKLVEVVLEPGVREGLIQGRPDRLTPEQDAAVRELQGAVDAGGFQPYLLHGVTGSGKTEVYLRAVEHALAQGKGSLVLVPEIALTPQLVGRFRSRFGGDVAVLHSGLKDRERLFHWQALRKGTVKIAVGVRSAVFAPVENLGLIVVDEEHDPSFKQDEKLRYQARDLAVVRGKQAGAVVVLGSATPALETLQNARAGRYKLLELKSRVDDRPMPTISLVDLRVERPREGQVTEEAPILSPQMLQAMEETVAKGQQVILFLNRRGHSTILLCEVCGLSLKCHDCDVCMTHHRSQNRVVCHYCGVAFPVPASCRECTGPLLKLGIGTERVEAEVSERLPGARVARLDRDSATSAERLTELLASFARRELDVLVGTQMVAKGHDFPGVTLVCVVMADTSLAIPDFRASERTFHLLTQVAGRAGRGKDPGRVLVQTYNPDAEPVKRMLAHDFDGFARQELEWRKALAYPPFARMAAVRLEGEHPEQTASVARFLGNLVGRHMPPASVGVRLLGPALAPIARIRGKTRWQLLLKAPTHAALAPLLARLEAALADVPSGVRVVIDVDPGAMM; from the coding sequence ATGGAGCAAGAGCACTTCGCGCTGGGCGGTGTTCCGGGGACGGACGGGGAGGGTTCCTCTCGCGGTTCCATCCCGCTGCGGACGCGCCGTACGGATGTGGGACGGGAACTGTCGTCGCGGGAGCGCGCCGCTACAGTGCGCCCCGTCGTGAGCGCCACCCCCGCCCTCCTTGCGTCCGTCGCCGTTGGCCGTCCCGTGCGCGGGGAGTTCACCTACCTGGTGCCGGACGCGCTCGCGGGCAGCCTGGCCCCGGGCCAGCGCGTGCTCGTGCCCTTTGGCCGGGGCATGGCGCTGGGCTTCTACCTGGGGCCCGCCAACGCGCCGGTGGAAGGCGGCGTCCGGCTCAAGCCCATCCAGCGCGTGCTGGAGGACTCGCCGTCGCTGCCCAAGGACCTCATCGCGCTCTTGCGCTTCGCGGCCGAGCACTACCGCCACCCGCTGGGCGAGGTCATCCGCGGCGCGCTGCCGCCGGGCCTCTCCACCGCGGTGGACGAGAAGGCGGCGAAGGCGGACGTGCAGCACTTCGCGGAGGCGCTCGTCACGGAGGTGCCGCCGCAGCTCAACCGCGCCCCGGCGCAGGCCGCCGCGCTCCAGTACCTGCTGGCGGTGGGCGGACGCGCGCAGTTGGAGGAGGTGGCGCACGCCATCCCCGGCGCGCGGGAGACGCTCAAGAAGCTGGCGGCGCGCGGGATGGTGAAGCTGGTGGAGGTGGTGCTGGAGCCCGGCGTGCGCGAGGGCCTCATCCAGGGCCGCCCGGACCGGCTCACCCCGGAGCAGGACGCGGCGGTGCGCGAGCTCCAGGGCGCGGTGGACGCCGGGGGCTTCCAGCCGTACCTCCTGCACGGCGTCACCGGCAGCGGCAAGACGGAGGTGTACCTGCGCGCGGTGGAGCACGCGCTGGCGCAGGGCAAGGGCAGCCTGGTGCTGGTGCCGGAGATCGCCCTGACGCCGCAGCTCGTGGGGCGCTTCCGCAGCCGCTTCGGCGGGGACGTGGCGGTGCTGCACTCGGGGCTGAAGGACCGGGAGCGGCTTTTCCACTGGCAGGCCCTGCGCAAGGGCACGGTGAAGATCGCCGTGGGCGTGCGCTCGGCGGTGTTCGCGCCGGTGGAGAACCTGGGGCTCATCGTCGTGGACGAGGAGCACGACCCGTCCTTCAAGCAGGACGAGAAGCTGCGCTATCAGGCGCGCGACCTGGCGGTGGTGCGCGGCAAGCAGGCCGGCGCGGTGGTGGTGCTGGGCTCGGCCACGCCCGCGCTGGAGACGCTCCAGAACGCGCGCGCGGGGCGCTACAAGCTGCTGGAACTCAAGAGCCGCGTGGATGACCGGCCCATGCCCACCATCAGCCTGGTGGACCTGCGCGTGGAGCGTCCGCGCGAGGGGCAGGTGACGGAAGAGGCGCCCATCCTGAGCCCGCAGATGCTCCAGGCGATGGAGGAGACGGTGGCCAAGGGGCAACAGGTCATCCTGTTCCTCAACCGCCGGGGCCACAGCACCATCCTCCTGTGCGAGGTGTGCGGCCTGTCGCTCAAGTGCCACGACTGCGACGTGTGCATGACGCACCACCGCTCCCAGAACCGGGTGGTGTGCCACTACTGCGGCGTGGCGTTCCCGGTGCCTGCCAGCTGCCGCGAGTGCACGGGCCCGCTGCTCAAGCTGGGCATCGGCACGGAGCGCGTGGAGGCGGAGGTCTCCGAAAGGCTGCCTGGCGCGCGCGTGGCGCGGTTGGACCGGGACTCGGCGACGAGCGCGGAGCGGCTGACGGAGTTGCTGGCGTCGTTCGCGCGCCGGGAGCTCGACGTCCTGGTGGGCACGCAGATGGTGGCCAAGGGGCACGACTTCCCGGGCGTGACGCTGGTGTGCGTGGTGATGGCGGACACGTCGCTGGCCATCCCCGACTTCCGGGCCTCGGAGCGCACCTTCCACCTGCTCACCCAGGTGGCGGGGCGGGCGGGGCGCGGCAAGGACCCGGGCCGGGTGCTGGTGCAGACCTACAACCCGGACGCGGAGCCGGTGAAGCGGATGCTGGCGCACGACTTCGACGGGTTCGCCAGGCAGGAGCTGGAGTGGCGCAAGGCGCTGGCCTACCCGCCCTTCGCGCGCATGGCGGCCGTCCGGCTGGAAGGGGAGCACCCCGAGCAGACCGCCAGCGTGGCGCGCTTCCTGGGGAACCTGGTGGGTCGCCACATGCCGCCGGCCTCCGTGGGGGTGCGCCTGCTGGGGCCCGCCCTGGCGCCCATCGCCCGAATCCGGGGCAAGACGCGCTGGCAGCTCCTGCTCAAGGCGCCGACGCATGCGGCGCTTGCCCCACTGCTCGCCCGGTTGGAGGCGGCCTTGGCGGATGTGCCATCCGGGGTGAGGGTCGTCATCGACGTGGATCCCGGGGCCATGATGTAG
- a CDS encoding LysR family transcriptional regulator: MDRVGEWRLFVSVASLGSFIEAAHAHSRSPQSVTRAVAALEKRLGTRLLNRTTRSVSLTGEGERYLERSRRALAEFDLLEAPSDARAELHGTLSVTASVLFGQLHLVPVVAEFLEAHPQLDLRLTLLDRVVSLAEEGIDLGVRIGALSDSALRARGVGHVRSILCASPAYLKRAGVPKDPEALARHACIAFTTTTPIADRWSFPSGGRRERGVVVRPRLIVNTAQAAIEAALAGVGLVRVLSYQVDSLLADKRLRVVLEPFEPEPVPVHLVHLPGPQRRAAAAFLEFAAERLRKRIHSRA; encoded by the coding sequence ATGGATCGAGTCGGGGAGTGGCGCCTCTTCGTGTCCGTCGCGAGCCTGGGGAGCTTCATTGAGGCCGCGCACGCCCACTCACGTTCCCCGCAGAGCGTCACCCGCGCCGTCGCCGCGCTGGAGAAGCGGCTGGGCACGCGCCTGCTGAACCGGACCACCCGGTCCGTCTCGCTCACGGGAGAGGGGGAGCGCTACCTTGAGCGCAGCCGCCGGGCGCTGGCGGAGTTCGACCTCCTCGAAGCGCCCTCGGACGCCCGTGCGGAGCTGCACGGCACACTGTCCGTGACGGCGTCGGTGCTGTTCGGCCAGCTCCACCTCGTGCCCGTGGTGGCGGAGTTCCTGGAGGCCCACCCCCAACTGGACCTGCGACTCACCCTGCTTGATCGCGTGGTGTCACTGGCGGAGGAGGGCATCGACCTGGGCGTGCGCATCGGCGCGCTCTCCGACTCGGCACTGCGGGCCCGCGGGGTCGGCCACGTGCGCTCCATCCTCTGCGCGAGTCCGGCGTACCTGAAGCGCGCGGGCGTGCCGAAGGACCCGGAGGCGCTGGCCCGCCACGCCTGCATCGCGTTCACGACCACGACCCCCATCGCGGACCGCTGGTCCTTCCCGAGCGGCGGGAGGCGGGAGCGAGGCGTCGTCGTGCGTCCACGGTTGATCGTCAACACGGCCCAGGCGGCCATCGAAGCCGCGCTGGCTGGCGTGGGGCTCGTGCGGGTCCTGTCCTACCAGGTGGACTCGCTGCTCGCGGACAAGCGGCTGCGCGTGGTGCTTGAGCCGTTCGAGCCGGAGCCCGTCCCGGTGCACCTGGTCCACCTGCCGGGCCCCCAGCGGCGGGCGGCGGCGGCCTTCCTGGAGTTCGCGGCCGAGCGACTGCGCAAGCGCATCCACTCGCGGGCATGA